One Euphorbia lathyris chromosome 1, ddEupLath1.1, whole genome shotgun sequence DNA segment encodes these proteins:
- the LOC136206846 gene encoding uncharacterized protein isoform X1 produces MGENGDQEGGGDKSTPNNGNKGKKPIRMLFPRTIPHYLQNMHLVSSTSRVREASPSQVQETPPTHSSMNETLPSSTTDPDTQSTTLHGPPMQPFVPPQSQPTGSSAAGSSAPCSITTSRRYAPRRNISTDAPRDNNDRFIVVLGVDNKFIDHHIATVVTGIFQQYLQPVAYTFQMLSDAMLEKYWEEFKKRCVWDTTKYSDDIIRKAFISKLQDRYKGTLNRIRKAGTRPIWCPEDVWEPWQRMWGTPEFKRKSELAKKERVGEDGVAKGTHTGGSYAHAKSAQKLENELGKKPTADQVFLWGHTHEHDGVSFVNNRCKVIQENYVNNITQQVEQMAPEMTPEEVGEQLNEIEAFYVAIGGINRDGRIYGLGSAASNYFRDRMSHPRSARAATSSTFGGASTSTANVQPDIQSIQERLNGFNAERARFIEHLERVDERQERMEQSLDLITLRVGANEVSELRLRLIEVETQLGPSLRQLQTALSRLEALERLDRT; encoded by the exons ATGGGTGAAAATGGAGATCAAGAGGGAGGTGGTGATAAGAGCACACCCAATAATGGGAACAAGGGCAAGAAACCTATAAGGATGTTATTTCCTAGAACTATACCACACTACTTGCAAAACATGCATTTGGTTTCTTCGACTTCACGTGTTCGAGAGGCATCGCCTTCACAAGTACAAGAGACACCTCCTACACATTCATCTATGAATGAGACATTGCCTTCATCCACAACGGATCCTGATACTCAGTCTACTACGTTGCATGGACCGCCTATGCAACCTTTTGTTCCACCACAATCTCAGCCAA CAGGTTCCAGCGCTGCAGGATCTTCCGCTCCTTGCTCAATTACAACAAGCCGACGCTATGCACCACGAAGGAATATATCAACTGATGCGCCAAGAGATAATAATGACAGATTCATTGTTGTACTTGGAGTAGATAACAA GTTTATTGATCATCATATTGCGACGGTGGTGACAGGCATCTTTCAACAATATCTGCAACCAGTCGCATATACATTTCAAATGCTATCAGATGCAATGCTGGAAAAATATTGGGAGGAGTTTAAG AAACGATGTGTATGGGACACTACCAAATATTCTGATGACATAATAAGGAAGGCGTTTATTAGCAAACTCCAAGATCGCTACAAGGGAACATTGAATAGGATAAGAAAAGCTGGAACAAGGCCTATTTGGTGCCCCGAAGATGTTTGGGAGCCGTGGCAGCGTATGTGGGGCACTCCTGAGTTTAAAAGGAAAAGTGAGCTTGCCAAAAAAGAAAGGGTAGGAGAAGATGGTGTGGCAAAAGGAACCCATACTGGTGGTTCATATGCCCATGCAAAATCTGCACAAAAGCTT GAAAATGAATTAGGCAAGAAACCTACTGCTGACCAAGTATTTTTATGGGGACACACTCACGAGCACGATGGAGTTTCATTCGTTAATAATCGTTGTAAAGTAATTCAG GAAAACTATGTGAACAATATTACACAACAGGTTGAACAAATGGCTCCCGAGATGACTCCCGAAGAAGTTGGTGAACAACTTAATGAAATAGAAGCATTCTATGTGGCTATTGGAGGAATTAACAGAGATGGGAGGATTTATGGACTTGGTTCAGCAGCTTCCAATTATTTTCGGGACCGCATGTCACATCCTAGAAGTGCAAGAGCAGCGACATCTTCAACTTTTGGTGGTGCATCTACCTCAACTGCTAATGTACAGCCTGATATTCAGTCAATACAGGAAAGGCTTAATGGTTTCAATGCCGAGAGGGCTCGTTTTATAGAGCATCTAGAGCGGGTCGATGAACGACAAGAACGTATGGAGCAATCACTTGATCTTATAACACTACGTGTTGGTGCCAATGAAGTTAGCGAGCTTCGCTTGCGACTGATAGAGGTAGAGACCCAACTTGGCCCATCATTAAGGCAACTCCAAACTGCTCTCAGTCGACTTGAGGCCTTAGAGAGGTTAGACCGTACGTGA
- the LOC136206846 gene encoding uncharacterized protein isoform X2 → MGENGDQEGGGDKSTPNNGNKGKKPIRMLFPRTIPHYLQNMHLVSSTSRVREASPSQVQETPPTHSSMNETLPSSTTDPDTQSTTLHGPPMQPFVPPQSQPSSSAAGSSAPCSITTSRRYAPRRNISTDAPRDNNDRFIVVLGVDNKFIDHHIATVVTGIFQQYLQPVAYTFQMLSDAMLEKYWEEFKKRCVWDTTKYSDDIIRKAFISKLQDRYKGTLNRIRKAGTRPIWCPEDVWEPWQRMWGTPEFKRKSELAKKERVGEDGVAKGTHTGGSYAHAKSAQKLENELGKKPTADQVFLWGHTHEHDGVSFVNNRCKVIQENYVNNITQQVEQMAPEMTPEEVGEQLNEIEAFYVAIGGINRDGRIYGLGSAASNYFRDRMSHPRSARAATSSTFGGASTSTANVQPDIQSIQERLNGFNAERARFIEHLERVDERQERMEQSLDLITLRVGANEVSELRLRLIEVETQLGPSLRQLQTALSRLEALERLDRT, encoded by the exons ATGGGTGAAAATGGAGATCAAGAGGGAGGTGGTGATAAGAGCACACCCAATAATGGGAACAAGGGCAAGAAACCTATAAGGATGTTATTTCCTAGAACTATACCACACTACTTGCAAAACATGCATTTGGTTTCTTCGACTTCACGTGTTCGAGAGGCATCGCCTTCACAAGTACAAGAGACACCTCCTACACATTCATCTATGAATGAGACATTGCCTTCATCCACAACGGATCCTGATACTCAGTCTACTACGTTGCATGGACCGCCTATGCAACCTTTTGTTCCACCACAATCTCAGCCAA GTTCCAGCGCTGCAGGATCTTCCGCTCCTTGCTCAATTACAACAAGCCGACGCTATGCACCACGAAGGAATATATCAACTGATGCGCCAAGAGATAATAATGACAGATTCATTGTTGTACTTGGAGTAGATAACAA GTTTATTGATCATCATATTGCGACGGTGGTGACAGGCATCTTTCAACAATATCTGCAACCAGTCGCATATACATTTCAAATGCTATCAGATGCAATGCTGGAAAAATATTGGGAGGAGTTTAAG AAACGATGTGTATGGGACACTACCAAATATTCTGATGACATAATAAGGAAGGCGTTTATTAGCAAACTCCAAGATCGCTACAAGGGAACATTGAATAGGATAAGAAAAGCTGGAACAAGGCCTATTTGGTGCCCCGAAGATGTTTGGGAGCCGTGGCAGCGTATGTGGGGCACTCCTGAGTTTAAAAGGAAAAGTGAGCTTGCCAAAAAAGAAAGGGTAGGAGAAGATGGTGTGGCAAAAGGAACCCATACTGGTGGTTCATATGCCCATGCAAAATCTGCACAAAAGCTT GAAAATGAATTAGGCAAGAAACCTACTGCTGACCAAGTATTTTTATGGGGACACACTCACGAGCACGATGGAGTTTCATTCGTTAATAATCGTTGTAAAGTAATTCAG GAAAACTATGTGAACAATATTACACAACAGGTTGAACAAATGGCTCCCGAGATGACTCCCGAAGAAGTTGGTGAACAACTTAATGAAATAGAAGCATTCTATGTGGCTATTGGAGGAATTAACAGAGATGGGAGGATTTATGGACTTGGTTCAGCAGCTTCCAATTATTTTCGGGACCGCATGTCACATCCTAGAAGTGCAAGAGCAGCGACATCTTCAACTTTTGGTGGTGCATCTACCTCAACTGCTAATGTACAGCCTGATATTCAGTCAATACAGGAAAGGCTTAATGGTTTCAATGCCGAGAGGGCTCGTTTTATAGAGCATCTAGAGCGGGTCGATGAACGACAAGAACGTATGGAGCAATCACTTGATCTTATAACACTACGTGTTGGTGCCAATGAAGTTAGCGAGCTTCGCTTGCGACTGATAGAGGTAGAGACCCAACTTGGCCCATCATTAAGGCAACTCCAAACTGCTCTCAGTCGACTTGAGGCCTTAGAGAGGTTAGACCGTACGTGA